The following are from one region of the Polaribacter marinaquae genome:
- a CDS encoding flavodoxin family protein — protein sequence MKKPDFSNLKVIYVNCTLKKSPAKSHTSLLMQVSKDILKKEKVDFEEIRFIDYEVASGVYPDMTEYGWSKDDWPILFNKIIEADILIVGTPIWLGEKSSEAQKLIERLYAMSGKTNDKGQYLFYGKVGGCIITGNEDGVKHCAMGILYSLQHVGYSIPPQADAGWIGEVGPGQSYGDTEWKNKKLENPVGYTSDFTNRNTTFMTYNLLHLASLLKSNKGYPSYGNSRKDWDDGERWSFENPEYR from the coding sequence GTGAAAAAACCTGACTTTAGTAATTTAAAAGTTATATATGTTAATTGTACTTTAAAGAAATCTCCTGCCAAAAGCCACACCTCTTTATTAATGCAAGTTTCTAAAGACATTTTAAAAAAAGAAAAAGTAGATTTTGAAGAAATTAGATTTATCGATTATGAAGTAGCTAGCGGTGTTTATCCTGATATGACTGAGTATGGATGGAGTAAAGATGATTGGCCTATATTATTTAATAAAATAATTGAAGCTGATATTTTAATTGTAGGCACGCCAATTTGGCTAGGAGAAAAATCTTCTGAAGCTCAAAAATTAATAGAAAGATTGTATGCTATGAGTGGTAAAACAAATGATAAAGGACAGTATTTGTTTTATGGAAAAGTTGGTGGTTGTATAATAACAGGAAATGAAGATGGAGTTAAACATTGTGCTATGGGTATTTTATATTCTTTACAACATGTAGGCTATTCTATTCCACCGCAAGCAGATGCTGGCTGGATAGGTGAAGTTGGTCCTGGACAAAGTTATGGCGATACAGAATGGAAAAATAAAAAATTAGAAAACCCTGTTGGTTATACAAGTGATTTCACAAATAGAAATACCACCTTTATGACTTATAATTTATTACATCTAGCATCATTATTAAAAAGTAATAAGGGATATCCAAGTTATGGTAATTCTAGAAAAGATTGGGATGATGGAGAACGTTGGAGTTTTGAAAACCCAGAATATAGATAA
- a CDS encoding peptidylprolyl isomerase, protein MNNGIYAKFTTSKGEILVQLEHEKTPGTVGNFVALAEGNLENEVKEQGTPYYNGLKFHRVIPDFMIQGGCPLGTGTGNPGYKFDDEFHPDLKHDAPGKLAMANSGPATNGSQFYITHVPTPWLDGKHTVFGSVIEGQDIVDAVAQGDELTSLEIVRVGAEAEAFNAVEAFRTFEGAREKREAEEKAKEKELLDSVAAGYDETKSGLRYQILQKGEGKKATKGAGVSVHYKGQLLDGTVFDSSYKRKQPIDFNVGVGQVIAGWDEGIQLLQVGDKARFVIPSNLAYGAAGAGGVIPPNATLIFDVELMDVK, encoded by the coding sequence ATGAATAACGGAATCTATGCAAAATTCACTACATCAAAAGGTGAAATTTTAGTACAATTAGAACACGAAAAAACTCCTGGTACTGTAGGTAATTTTGTTGCTTTGGCAGAAGGAAATTTAGAGAATGAAGTAAAAGAGCAAGGTACACCTTATTATAATGGTTTAAAATTTCATAGAGTTATTCCTGATTTTATGATTCAAGGTGGTTGTCCTTTAGGAACAGGAACAGGTAACCCTGGTTATAAATTTGATGATGAATTTCACCCAGATTTAAAACATGATGCACCAGGAAAATTAGCTATGGCAAATTCTGGACCTGCAACCAATGGTTCTCAATTTTACATCACTCATGTACCAACACCTTGGTTAGATGGTAAACACACTGTATTTGGTTCTGTAATAGAAGGGCAAGATATTGTAGATGCTGTTGCCCAAGGAGATGAATTAACTTCTTTAGAAATTGTTAGAGTTGGTGCAGAAGCTGAAGCTTTTAATGCTGTAGAAGCTTTTAGAACTTTTGAAGGTGCAAGAGAAAAAAGAGAAGCAGAAGAAAAAGCAAAAGAAAAAGAGCTTTTAGACAGTGTTGCTGCTGGTTATGATGAAACTAAAAGTGGTTTACGTTACCAAATTTTACAAAAAGGTGAAGGAAAAAAGGCTACAAAAGGAGCTGGAGTTTCTGTACATTATAAAGGACAATTATTAGACGGAACTGTTTTTGATTCTTCTTATAAGAGAAAACAACCAATCGATTTTAATGTTGGTGTTGGTCAAGTTATTGCTGGTTGGGATGAAGGAATTCAGTTATTACAAGTTGGCGACAAAGCTCGTTTTGTAATTCCATCTAATTTAGCTTACGGTGCTGCAGGTGCTGGTGGAGTAATTCCTCCAAACGCTACACTTATCTTTGATGTAGAATTAATGGACGTTAAATAA
- a CDS encoding peptide chain release factor 3, producing MSFLEEIARRRTFGIISHPDAGKTTLTEKLLLFGGAIQEAGAVKNNKIKKGATSDFMEIERQRGISVATSVLAFIYKDKKINILDTPGHKDFAEDTFRTLTAVDSVIVVIDVAKGVEPQTEKLVEVCRMRSIPMLVFINKLDREGKDAFDLLDEVEQKLGLTVTPMSFPIGMGYDFKGIYNIWEKKINLFSGDNKTSISEGVEFDDLSNPELDNIVGETAAETLREEIELISEVYPEFDRDEYLNGALQPVFFGSALNNFGVKELLDAFIEIAPAPQPKKAEERLVDSKETKLTGFVFKIHANMDPKHRDRLAFIKIVSGTFKRNSPYLHVRNGKKVKFSSPNAFFAERKEIVEESFPGDIVGIHDTGNFKIGDTLTEGEQLNFKGIPSFSPEHFRYVNNADPMKSKQLYKGLDQLMDEGVAQLFTLDMNGRRVIGTVGALQYEVIQYRLEHEYGAKCTYENLQVHKACWVEPENPKNDEFKEFKRVKQRYLAKDKQGQLVFLADSEFTIQMTQSKYPTVKLHFTSEFKN from the coding sequence ATGAGTTTTTTAGAAGAAATAGCACGTAGAAGAACATTTGGTATAATATCGCATCCAGATGCTGGTAAAACAACATTAACGGAAAAGCTTTTACTTTTTGGTGGTGCAATACAAGAAGCAGGTGCTGTTAAAAACAATAAAATAAAAAAAGGTGCAACTTCAGATTTTATGGAGATTGAACGCCAGCGTGGTATTTCTGTAGCCACATCTGTACTTGCCTTTATTTATAAAGATAAAAAGATAAACATACTAGATACGCCTGGTCACAAAGATTTTGCCGAAGATACTTTTAGAACTTTAACTGCAGTAGATAGCGTTATTGTTGTAATTGATGTTGCAAAAGGTGTAGAACCACAAACCGAAAAATTAGTTGAAGTTTGTAGAATGAGAAGCATACCAATGTTGGTTTTTATCAATAAATTGGATAGAGAAGGAAAAGATGCTTTTGATTTATTAGATGAAGTAGAACAAAAATTAGGTTTAACAGTAACTCCTATGAGTTTTCCTATAGGAATGGGATATGACTTTAAAGGGATTTACAATATTTGGGAGAAAAAAATTAATCTTTTTTCTGGAGACAATAAAACTTCTATATCCGAAGGTGTTGAGTTTGATGATTTATCAAACCCAGAACTAGATAACATAGTTGGTGAAACTGCAGCAGAAACCTTGCGTGAAGAAATAGAATTGATAAGCGAGGTGTATCCAGAATTTGATAGAGATGAATACCTAAATGGTGCTTTACAACCTGTATTTTTTGGATCTGCTTTAAACAATTTTGGTGTAAAAGAATTATTAGATGCTTTTATAGAAATTGCACCGGCACCACAACCTAAAAAAGCAGAAGAACGTTTGGTAGATTCTAAAGAAACAAAACTTACTGGGTTTGTCTTTAAAATTCATGCAAACATGGATCCTAAGCATAGAGATAGACTTGCGTTTATTAAAATTGTATCAGGAACTTTTAAAAGAAACTCTCCTTATTTACATGTTAGAAATGGTAAAAAAGTAAAATTTTCTAGCCCGAATGCATTCTTTGCAGAAAGAAAAGAAATTGTAGAAGAATCTTTTCCTGGTGATATTGTTGGTATTCACGATACTGGTAATTTTAAAATTGGAGACACATTAACAGAAGGAGAACAATTAAACTTTAAAGGAATACCTAGTTTTTCTCCAGAACATTTCCGTTATGTTAATAACGCAGACCCAATGAAATCTAAACAATTATACAAAGGTTTAGATCAGTTAATGGATGAAGGTGTTGCGCAGTTATTTACATTAGACATGAATGGTCGTAGGGTAATTGGTACTGTAGGTGCATTACAATACGAAGTTATTCAATACAGATTAGAACACGAATATGGTGCAAAATGTACCTATGAGAATTTACAAGTTCATAAAGCATGTTGGGTTGAACCAGAAAACCCTAAGAATGATGAATTTAAAGAATTCAAAAGAGTTAAACAGCGTTATTTAGCAAAAGACAAGCAAGGTCAATTGGTATTTTTAGCAGATTCTGAATTCACAATTCAAATGACACAGAGTAAATACCCAACAGTTAAATTACATTTTACAAGTGAATTCAAAAATTAG
- a CDS encoding peptidylprolyl isomerase, translated as MKFYFKLLFFIALSSLYNCSNSEIKNDKKKTKTNIKQVVEKKVEKRWDSLNKTNVEAFFTEYGKQNKENKVIIKTKFGNIKLRLYDDVPIHRANFIFLTKLKYFNTTVIYRVARNFVIQGGNSDETYTHNQRRLYGNYLIKPEFKSNRKHKYGALAAARQWEKNPNKLSSPFEFYMVHNRNGAHHLNNEHTVFGEVFSGFDTLDKISRVKVGIDEWPVEDIKMTIEILD; from the coding sequence ATGAAATTTTACTTTAAGTTATTATTTTTTATCGCTTTATCTTCTCTATATAATTGCAGTAATTCTGAAATTAAAAATGATAAGAAAAAAACTAAAACAAACATTAAACAAGTTGTAGAAAAGAAAGTAGAAAAGCGTTGGGATAGTTTAAACAAAACAAATGTTGAAGCTTTTTTTACAGAATATGGCAAGCAAAACAAAGAGAATAAAGTCATTATAAAAACCAAATTTGGTAATATTAAACTTCGTTTGTACGATGATGTGCCTATACATAGAGCTAATTTTATCTTTTTAACAAAACTTAAATATTTTAATACAACAGTAATTTATCGAGTAGCTAGAAACTTTGTAATTCAAGGCGGTAATTCAGATGAAACTTATACGCACAATCAAAGAAGATTATACGGCAATTATTTAATTAAACCCGAATTTAAAAGTAACCGAAAGCATAAATATGGTGCTTTAGCAGCTGCAAGACAGTGGGAAAAAAATCCGAATAAATTATCGAGTCCTTTTGAATTTTACATGGTACATAATAGAAATGGTGCACATCATTTAAACAACGAACATACCGTTTTTGGTGAAGTATTTTCCGGTTTCGACACATTAGATAAAATTTCTAGAGTAAAAGTTGGTATAGATGAATGGCCAGTTGAAGATATTAAAATGACAATAGAAATTTTAGATTGA
- the idi gene encoding isopentenyl-diphosphate Delta-isomerase, with protein MKEQVILVDQNDKQIGLMEKIEAHEKALLHRAFSVFVFNDNGELMLQQRAASKYHSPLLWTNTCCSHQREGESNLEAGKRRLQEEMGFVTDIKEVFSFIYKAPFDNGLTEHELDHVMVGKYNDAPNINKEEVEAYKWMLLDDVKKDIEENPTNYTEWFKIIFDKSYEKLTNA; from the coding sequence ATGAAAGAACAAGTAATTTTAGTAGACCAAAACGATAAGCAAATAGGCTTAATGGAAAAAATAGAAGCACATGAAAAGGCATTGTTACACAGAGCTTTTTCGGTTTTTGTTTTTAATGATAACGGAGAGTTAATGCTACAACAAAGAGCAGCATCTAAATATCACTCGCCATTGTTATGGACAAATACTTGTTGTTCACATCAAAGAGAAGGAGAAAGTAACCTAGAAGCTGGTAAAAGAAGATTGCAAGAAGAAATGGGTTTTGTAACAGATATAAAAGAAGTTTTTTCTTTTATTTATAAAGCACCTTTTGATAACGGCTTAACAGAACATGAATTAGACCATGTTATGGTTGGTAAATATAATGATGCACCCAACATTAATAAAGAAGAAGTAGAAGCTTACAAATGGATGTTATTAGATGATGTTAAAAAAGACATCGAAGAAAATCCTACGAATTATACAGAGTGGTTTAAAATTATTTTTGATAAATCTTACGAAAAACTAACAAATGCCTAA
- a CDS encoding 6-pyruvoyl trahydropterin synthase family protein yields MPKVTVHRKAHFNAAHRLYRKDWSDDKNFEVFSKCSNPNFHGHNYELIVSLTGEIDKETGYVYDLGILRNHIKSEIEDCFDHKNLNLEVPEFKELNPTAENICVVTYNKLRKLLPTNLDLKITLYETPRNFVSYSGE; encoded by the coding sequence ATGCCTAAAGTTACAGTTCATAGAAAAGCACATTTTAACGCTGCACATAGATTGTACAGAAAAGATTGGAGTGACGATAAAAACTTCGAAGTTTTTAGTAAATGCAGCAATCCTAATTTTCATGGTCATAATTACGAGTTAATTGTTTCTTTAACTGGTGAAATTGATAAAGAAACTGGTTATGTTTATGATTTAGGAATTTTAAGAAATCATATAAAATCTGAAATTGAAGACTGTTTCGATCATAAAAATTTAAATTTAGAAGTACCAGAATTTAAAGAATTAAACCCCACAGCAGAAAATATTTGTGTTGTTACCTACAATAAGTTAAGAAAGTTATTACCAACTAATTTAGATTTAAAAATTACGTTGTACGAAACCCCAAGAAACTTTGTAAGTTATTCCGGAGAATAA
- a CDS encoding metallophosphoesterase family protein produces the protein MKNFKLVMLLSIITIFIACENLFEYSVYEAGVNSSEKNTTAKNLKLLAELEQNNQDFKFAFITDVHYFYNNLRSVVEDINNREDIAFVVFGGDIADQALLKEFEIFYDIMKNLNKPYFTVIGNHDYNSKGALIYKEMFGDYNYSFEFNNNKFVMFDDIIWESNKDPDFEWLSNELSDNANYNQVFSFSHIPIVVSNDLPDEMKNQYNTILKENNVALSVHGHTHGYFYEEGDVNYLVIPALKKPEYGIISVQQDSFDIELIELK, from the coding sequence ATGAAAAATTTTAAACTAGTAATGCTATTAAGCATTATTACAATATTTATTGCTTGCGAAAATCTTTTTGAATACAGTGTGTATGAAGCAGGAGTAAATAGTTCAGAAAAAAATACAACAGCAAAAAACTTAAAACTTTTAGCAGAATTAGAGCAAAATAATCAAGATTTTAAATTTGCTTTTATTACAGATGTTCATTATTTCTATAATAACTTAAGATCTGTAGTAGAAGATATCAATAATAGAGAAGATATTGCTTTTGTTGTTTTTGGTGGTGATATTGCAGATCAAGCACTTTTAAAAGAGTTTGAAATTTTTTATGATATCATGAAAAATTTAAATAAACCTTATTTTACTGTAATTGGTAATCATGATTATAACTCTAAAGGAGCATTGATTTACAAAGAAATGTTTGGAGATTACAATTACTCTTTCGAATTTAATAATAACAAGTTTGTAATGTTTGACGACATTATTTGGGAAAGCAATAAAGATCCTGATTTTGAATGGTTGTCTAACGAGTTAAGTGACAATGCAAATTACAACCAAGTATTTTCTTTTTCTCATATTCCTATTGTTGTTAGTAATGATTTACCAGACGAAATGAAAAACCAGTACAATACTATTTTAAAAGAAAATAATGTTGCACTTTCTGTGCATGGCCATACACACGGATATTTTTATGAAGAAGGTGATGTAAACTATTTAGTAATTCCGGCACTTAAAAAACCAGAATACGGAATTATTAGCGTACAACAAGACAGTTTTGATATTGAACTTATAGAATTAAAGTAA
- the argH gene encoding argininosuccinate lyase: MKLWDKGFSIDKQIENFTVGNDREIDIHIAKYDVQASLAHAIMLESIGIISTDELKDLKKGLEELAKDIENGTFVIEPSFEDVHSKIEWELTNKLGEVGKKIHTARSRNDQVLVALHLYYKENLAIVNDKVKALFDTLLNLADTHKESLLPGYTHLQVAMPSSFGLWFSAYAELLIDDVYVLNAVSKVVDQNPLGSAAGYGSSFPIDRELTTKELDFATLKYNVVAAQLSRGKSERSIAAALGGLCNTMARFAMDVCLYMSQNFGFITFPDELTTGSSIMPHKKNPDVFELIRGKCNKIQALHSEMLLITNNLPTGYHRDFQLLKENIIAAFEDVKDILDIFNYAIQQVIVKDIDLNDEKYQYLFTVDSINNLVVEGMSFREAYQKIGGQVQEGTYKPDLGKQHSHVGSIHNLSLEKIREKYPKK, translated from the coding sequence ATGAAACTTTGGGATAAAGGGTTTTCAATAGACAAACAAATAGAAAATTTTACAGTTGGTAATGATAGAGAAATTGATATTCATATTGCAAAATATGATGTACAAGCTTCTTTGGCCCACGCAATAATGTTAGAATCTATAGGAATTATTTCTACGGATGAATTAAAAGACCTTAAAAAAGGTTTAGAAGAACTGGCAAAAGATATAGAAAACGGAACATTTGTGATTGAACCTTCTTTTGAAGATGTACATTCTAAAATCGAATGGGAATTAACCAACAAGTTAGGTGAAGTCGGTAAAAAAATTCATACAGCTCGTTCTAGAAACGATCAAGTTTTAGTGGCCTTACATCTATACTATAAAGAAAATTTAGCCATTGTAAATGATAAAGTAAAAGCTCTTTTTGATACGTTATTAAATTTAGCTGATACGCATAAAGAGTCATTATTACCTGGTTATACGCATTTACAAGTTGCAATGCCATCATCTTTTGGGTTGTGGTTTTCTGCTTATGCAGAGTTATTAATTGATGATGTTTACGTTTTAAATGCAGTTTCTAAAGTTGTAGATCAAAATCCTTTAGGCTCTGCTGCTGGTTATGGTTCTTCTTTTCCAATAGATAGAGAGTTAACTACTAAAGAATTAGATTTTGCAACATTAAAATACAATGTTGTAGCTGCGCAATTAAGTCGTGGTAAAAGTGAACGTTCTATTGCTGCTGCTTTGGGCGGATTGTGTAATACAATGGCTCGTTTTGCGATGGATGTTTGTTTGTACATGAGTCAGAATTTTGGTTTTATCACTTTTCCTGATGAATTAACTACAGGAAGCAGCATTATGCCTCACAAAAAAAATCCTGATGTTTTTGAATTGATCCGTGGAAAATGTAATAAAATTCAGGCTTTACATTCAGAAATGTTATTGATTACAAATAATTTACCAACAGGTTATCATAGAGATTTTCAATTATTAAAAGAAAATATTATTGCTGCTTTTGAAGATGTAAAAGATATTTTAGACATTTTTAATTATGCGATACAACAAGTAATTGTAAAAGATATCGATTTAAATGACGAAAAGTATCAATATTTATTTACCGTAGATTCTATTAATAATTTGGTAGTAGAAGGCATGTCTTTTAGAGAAGCTTATCAAAAAATTGGCGGTCAAGTTCAAGAAGGAACTTACAAACCAGATTTAGGAAAACAACATTCGCATGTTGGAAGTATCCATAATTTATCCTTAGAAAAAATTAGAGAAAAATATCCTAAAAAATAA